From the genome of Thauera chlorobenzoica:
CGCGCAGCTGGTCGACAAACTGAAGAACGTAGCGAAGGTGATCTGAACATGCCGATTCTCGTCATTGCCGAACACGACAACCATTCGATCAAGGCCGCCACCCTCAACACCGTGAGCGCGGCGGCGAAGCTGGGCACGCTGCTGGCCACGGACATCCACGTCCTGGTGGCCGGTGCCGGCTGCGGCGCGGCGGCCGAGGCGGCGGCGAAGATCGCCGGCGTGGCCAAGCTGCGGGTGTGCGATGCGCCGCACTACGAGGCGCAGACCGCGGAGAACGTCGCCGAGCTGGTGCAGGGGCTGGCCGGCGACTACAGCCACGTCCTCGTGCCGGCCACCTCGGCGGGCAAGAACATGCTGCCGCGGGTGGCGGCGCTGCTCGGCGTTGCCCAGATCAGCGACATCGTCGCGATCGAAGCGGCCGATACCTTCGTGCGTCCGATCTACGCCGGCAACGCCCTCGCCACGGTGAAGAGCGCCGATGCGATCAAGCTCATCACCGTGCGCACCACCGCGTTCGATGCCGCCGCTGCAGCGGGCGACGCCGCCCCGATCGAGGCGGTCGCTGCCGCCGCCGATCTGGGCGTTGCCGCCCTGGTCGGGCGCGAGATCACCAAGAGCGCCCGCCCCGAGCTGGGGGCGGCGAAGATCATCGTCTCCGGCGGTCGCGGCCTGGGCAGCGGCGAGA
Proteins encoded in this window:
- a CDS encoding electron transfer flavoprotein subunit alpha/FixB family protein; its protein translation is MPILVIAEHDNHSIKAATLNTVSAAAKLGTLLATDIHVLVAGAGCGAAAEAAAKIAGVAKLRVCDAPHYEAQTAENVAELVQGLAGDYSHVLVPATSAGKNMLPRVAALLGVAQISDIVAIEAADTFVRPIYAGNALATVKSADAIKLITVRTTAFDAAAAAGDAAPIEAVAAAADLGVAALVGREITKSARPELGAAKIIVSGGRGLGSGENYHALLEPLADKLGAALGASRAAVDAGYVPNDYQVGQTGKIVAPQLYIAIGISGAIQHLAGMKDSKVIVAINKDPEAPIFQVADYGLVGDLFEIVPELVRSL